The Pimelobacter simplex genomic sequence CGCGGTGCCGAGCTCGCCTGGCGCCGTGAGCTGGCGGCGACCTCGATCCTCGACCTCGCGGCCGGTACGCCCCGCCGGGTCGCGGCCGACGCGCGGCGGCACTTCGCGCGCACCTGATCCCGGGCGGCTCGGCCCGATGCCGAGGCCGCTCGCCCCAAAACTGGACATCAAATGTCCATTTATCGAAGGAGAAGAGCCATGACCCGCACCCCGATCCGTGACGCCTCGCCCGAGACCTACCAGGCCCTCCTGGTGCTCGACGGGCGGCTGAAGAAGTCGCTGGGCCCGGTCCTCTACGACCTGGTCAAGCTGCGCGCCTCGCAGCTCAACGGCTGCGCCTACTGCGTCGACATGCACGCCACCGACCTCGAGCGTCGCCGGGTGCCGACCCGGAAGATCCACGGTGTCGGTGCGTGGCAGGAGAGCCCGTTCTTCGAGCCGGAGGAGCGGGTCGCGCTCGCGTTCGCCGAGACGCTGACCGGCGGCATCGGTGCCGTGGACGACGAGCTGTGGGCCGAGGCCGGCCGGCTGTTGGGGGAGGAGCGCCGCGCCGACCTGATCGTCGCGGTGGGCGCCATCAACACCTGGAACATGGCCGGCGTGACCACCCACCTGCAGCCGGAGGGTGCGCTCGTGGAGGCCTGAGCGGCGCCCGGGGAACGCGAGTCCCTGCCAAACTAGAACACGTTCCACTATGGTCGTGGGGTGAGCAAGACAGCCTCGCTGACCAGGGTCGCGATCGCGTACGTCCTCGCGTTCGGCGCCGCGAGCGCGTGGCTGGCGTGGGGGCCCGACACGCGCTGGCTGTGGCTGGACGGGCTGCTGGCCGACCTCGTCGCCACCCTCGTGGTGTTCGCGGCGAGCCGGGTGCACCGCAACTCGAGCTTCTACGACGCCTACTGGAGCGTGCTCCCGCCGTACCTCGCGCTCTACTGGTGGCTGGCCGCCGACGTCGCCCGCGAGGACGCGCGTGCCTGGCTGGTGCTCGGTGTGATCGTGCTGTGGGCGGTGCGGCTGACCGGCAACTGGATCCTCACCTTCCCTGGGCTCCACCACGAGGACTGGCGCTACCCGCTGGTCCGGTCCCGGGCCGGCCGGCTGGAGGTGCTGGCCGACCTGGTCGGGATCCACCTCGTCCCGACCTTCCAGGTCTTCCTCGGCATGGTCCCCGTGTACGTCGTCCTGACCCGCCCCGGTCCCGCCCTGCGCTGGCTCGACGGGGTCGCCCTCGTCGTGGGCGTCGGCGCGGTCGTCCTGGCGTTCGTGGCGGACCGGCAGATGCAGCGGTTCGCGCGCGAGCGCGCGCCGGGCCAGGTGATGGACCGCGGCCTGTGGGCCTGGTCGCGGCACCCCAACTACTTCGGCGAGATCGCCTTCTGGTGGAGCCTGGCCCTCTTCGGCATCGCGGCCGCGCCGGGCGACTGGTGGTGGCTGCCGGTCGGGGCGGTGGCGATGGTCGCGATGTTCCTGGGCGCGAGCATCCCGATGATGGAGCAGCGCAGCCTGGAACGACGGCCGGCCTATCGCGAGGTCGTCGCCCGGGTGCCGGTGCTGGTGCCCCGGCCGCCGCGGCGGGTCCGGTCGACCTCGTGAGCCGCCCGCGCGTCGTCGTCGCCGGGCTGGGCGACAGCGGTCTGCTGACCGCGATCCACCTGGCCCGCGCGGACGTCGACGTGGTCGGCGTCTCCAGCAAGCCCGGCCTGGTCAGCGGCCAGGAGCTCGGCCTGCGCCTGGCCCGTCCCGAGCGCTGGGCGCGGGACTACCGGATCGGGTTCGACCGGTTCCGCCGCCTCGACAGCGCCGAGGTCGTGCACGCCGAGCTGACCCACCTAGACCCGGTCGCCCGGACCGTGACCGTCGACGACGGCACCACCGCCCGCCCGATCCCGTACGACGTCCTGGTGGTCGCGACCGGTGTCAGCAACGGCTTCTGGCGCCGTCCCGCGCTGCAGACCGAGGCCGAGGTGACCGCGACGATCACCGCCGCGCACGCCCGGCTCGCGGCGGCCGGCTCCCTGCTCGTCGTCGGCGGCGGGGCCGCCGCGGTCGCGAGCGCGCTGCAGTGCGCGACCCGCTGGCCCGCGCTGCGGGTGACGCTGGCGTTCCCGGGGGAGCGGGCGCTGCCGCAGCACCACCCGAACACCTGGACCCACGTACGCCGCCGGCTGCTCGCCGCGGGCGTCGACCTGCGCCCGGGGCACCGGGCGGTGGTCCCCGACGGGTTCGACTGCGACCGGATCACGACCGGTCCGGTCGCGTGGAGCACCGGCCAGCCGCCGTACCCGGCGGACGCGGTGCTGTGGGCGATCGGCCGGGTCCGGCCCAACACGGGCTGGCTGCCGGCGGAGGCGCTCGACGAGCAGGGCTTCGTCCGGGTCGGTCCGGACCTGCGGGTGCCCGGTCTCGCCGGGGTCTTCGCGGTCGGCGACGTCGCCGCGACCGACCCGCTGCGTACCTCGGCCCGCGGGCGTGCGGACCGGCTGGTCGCGGCCAACGTCCGGGCCCACCTGGCGGGCCGGCCGCTGGGGGAGTTCCGGCCCGCGCGGCGCCGGTGGGGCTCGGTGCTCGGTGTGGAGGACGACGGCCTGCGGGTGTTCACGGCCTCGGGCCGGCCGTTCCGGTTCCCGGCGTGGGCGGTCGGTGCGGTGCTCCAGCCGTGGATCGTGCGGCGCGGGATCTACCGGGGGATCCGCGGCTCCCGGCGGTGACGCCGAGGACCCTTCCACCGTGACAGTTTTGGTGGCAGAGTCGCGTCATGTATCCCGGGACCTGGGCCGCGACCACGCCGGACAAGCCGGCCCTGATCATGGCCGGCAGCGGCCGGACCCTCACCTACGGTGAGCTCGACGAGCGCAGCCTGCGCCTGGCCCGGCACCTGCGCGCGGCGGGACTGGGCCCTGGCGACGTCGTCGCGCTGATCAGCGACAACCGGCCCGAGACCTACGAGGTCTACTGGGCCGCCCTGCGCTCGGGGCTCTACATCACGGCGGTCAACAGCCATCTCGCGGCGGGCGAGGCGTCGTACATCGTGCGCGACTGCGGGGCCAAGGCCCTCGTCGTCTCGGCGGCCCTCGCGACGATGGTCGCCGACCTCGACGCCGACCTCGACCTGTCGGTCCGGCTCGCCTACGGCGGCCCCCTCCCCGGGTACGACGACTACGAGACCGCGCTCGCCGGGGCCGGCACCGAGCCGCTGCCGGAGCAGCCCCACGGCGACGACCTGCTCTACTCCAGCGGTACGACGGGACGCCCCAAGGGGATCAAGCCGCCCCTGCCCGCGATCGCCGTCGACGAGCCGGGCTACCTCTACCCGGCGATGTTCGCGCCGGCCTACGGCTTCGACGCCGACACCGTCTACCTCTCGCCCGCGCCGGTCTACCACGCCGCGCCGCTGCGGTTCGGCGGCGTGATCCACACCGTCGGCGGCACGCTGGTGATGATGGAGCGGTTCGACGCCGCGGCCGCGCTCGCGGCGATCGAGGAGCACGGGGTCACGCACACCCAGATGGTGCCGACGATGTTCGTCCGGCTGCTCAAGCTCGACGACGAGGTCCGGCTGGCCCACGACCTGTCGACCCTGCGCTGCGTCGTGCATGCTGCGGCGCCCTGCCCGGTCGACGTCAAGCAGCGGATGATCGCGTGGCTGGGCCCGATCCTCGAGGAGTACTACGCCTCGACCGAGGCCAACGGCGCCACCCGGATCGACTCCGCGACCTGGCTCCAGCACCCCGGCTCGGTCGGGCAGCCGCTGCTGGGCGTCCCGCACGTCGTCGGCGAGGACGGGGCGGAGCTGGTCGCGGGCGAGGTCGGCACGATCTACTTCGAGCGCGAGACCCGGACCTTCAGCTATCACAACGACCCGGAGCGGACGAGGGCCACCGAGCACCCGGAGCACCCGAGCTGGACCACGGTCGGCGACCTGGGCTACCTCGACGACGAGGGCTTCCTCTACCTGACTGATCGCAAGGCGTTCATGATCATCAGCGGGGGCGTGAACATCTACCCCCAGGAGATCGAGGACCTGTTCACGCTGCACCCGGCGGTTGCCGACATCGCGGTGATCGGGGTGCCCGACGACGACATGGGTGAGCGGGTGGTGGCCTTCGTGCAGCCGGCCGCGAGCGCGGAGAACGGGGAGGACGCGACGCTCGCGGCCGACCTGGCGGCGTACGCCCGGGAGCGGATCGCGCACTACAAGGTGCCGCGCGAGTTCCACTTCCGGGCGTCCCTGCCCCGCACGCCCACCGGCAAGATGGTCAAGGGCAGGCTGCGCGACGAGTACGTGGCGCAGGCCGGGGACCGCGTTCCTCCTAGGTGAAGATGCTGACGCCGCCGGGGCCGACGAGCAGCCCCACCACGATCAGCACGATTCCCCAGAGGAGCTGGCCTCGGAACAGGCTGACGATGCCTGCGACGACCAGGATCACGGCGAGGATCCACAAGATGAATGCCACGGTTTCCCTCCTGTCGGTGGGGCCGGTTGCCCCCGCTCCACCCAGTACCCGCGGGCCCTCCGGGCAGACGGTTCACCCGCTCGTCACCCTCGGGGTCTAGGGTCCGGGCGTCCGCATTCCCTGCTCGGAGGAAGCCCATGCGACGTACCCCTGCCGTGCTCGCCGCCCTGGCGGCGCTGACCGCGCTCACCACCCCGGCCGGCGCGTCCCCGCCCCCGCCCGCCCCGGACCGGCACCCGACGGTCCGCTTCGCCACCTTCAACGCCTCGCTCAACCGCGGCGCCGAGGGGCAGCTCGTCGCCGACCTCGCGACGCCCGGCAACGTCCAGGCGGCCAATGTCGCCGAGACGATCCAGCGGGCGCGCCCGGACGTCGTCCTCATCAACGAGTTCGACTACGCGCCCGGTGCGGCCGACCTCTTCCGCGACAACTACCTCGAGGTCGGCCAGCGCGGCGCGGCGCCGATCACCTACCCGTACGCCTACGTCGCGCCGGTCAACACCGGCGTCCCGAGCGGCTTCGACCTCAACAACGACGGCCAGGTCGGCGGCGGTGACGACGCCTTCGGGTTCGGGCTGTTCCCCGGTCAGTACGGGATGGTCGTCTACTCGCGCTACCCGATCGACACCGCACGGGTGCGGACCTTCCAGCACTTCCTCTGGAAGGACATGCCCGGCTCGCTGCTGCCGCGCGACTGGTACTCGGGCGCCGAGCAGGCGGTGCTCCGGCTCTCGTCGAAGTCGCACTGGGACGTGCCGATCCGGATCGGCCGCCGTACCGTCCACCTGCTGGCGGCGCACCCCACCCCGCCGACCTTCGACGGCCCCGAGGACCGCAACGGCAAGCGCAACCACGACGAGATCCGGTTCTGGGCCGACTACGTCGCGGGCCCCGCGCGCAGCCGCTATATCTACGACGACGCGGGCCGGCGCGGTGGCCTGCGGCCCGGCTCGAGCTTCGTGATCGCCGGCGACCTCAACGCCGACCCCTACGACGGCGACTCGGTCGACCACGCCGCGCGCCAGCTCCTCGACCACCCCCGGATCGCGACCCGCGTGGTCCCGACCTCCGCCGGCGCGCCCGAGGCCGCGGCCCTCCAGGGCGGCGCCAACCTCGACCACCGCGGCGACCCGGCCCGCGACACCGCGGACTTCGCCGACGGCGCACCCGGCAACCTGCGCGTCGACTACGTCCTGCCCTCGCGCCGGCTGCACCCGGTCCGGGGTGGGGTCTTCTGGCCGGTCGCGGCGGACCCGCTGGCGCGGCTGACCGGGGTCTATCCGTTCCCGACCTCGGACCACCGGTTGGTCTGGCTGGACCTGCGGCGCTGAGCGGCGCTGCTAGCGCTCCTCGTCGTCGGGGATGACGTGGACGGCGGCCTCCTCCGCGCTCGCCGCGGCGCCGTCGATACCGACGTCCTCGGCGACGAGGTCCGGCTCGAGATCGTCGCCGGCGCCCGCGTCGGGCTCGACCAACCGGCCCGCGCGCCGCTCGCCCACCTCGGTACCGGCCTCGTCGGCGTCGTGGGGGAGTCCGTCGTCGTCGGCGTCCGGCGCGGAGCCGGCCGCCTCGTCGGGCACCTCCTCGGCCAGCCGGTCGGCCAGCGGCCGGTCGTGGGTCTGCTCCCAGGGCGTGGTGCCGTAGCGCTGGGCGGCGGAGTACCGCTCTGGCGGCGAGTAGCCGCGGTCGAGCTCGTCGTCGACGTCGTCGCCGAGCAGAGTGTCCTCCGGGGGCAGCTGCGGATCGCTGTTCGTCATGGAGGTGCGGTACCCGGAGGTCGCGAAGACCTACGCTGAGCCCGTGGAATCACTCGCCCTGGCGTTCTCCTCGGGATGGGCCAGCGGGATCAACAGCTACCTGGTCGTGCTCGTGCTCGGCCTGGCGGACCGGTTCGGCTCCTTCGCCTCGATCCCGGACGTGCTGGGGCGGTGGGAGGTGCTGGCGGTCGCCGCGGTGCTCTACGCCTTCGAGTTCGTCGCCGACAAGATCCCGTACGTCGACTCGGCGTGGGATGTCGTCTCGACCGCGATCCGCCCGCTCGTGGGCGGCGTGGTGGGCGTGCTGATCGCGGGTGACTCGGCGTCGGTCAACGAGCTCGTCGGCGGGCTGGTGGGCGGCGGCAGCGCGCTGGCGTCGCACTCGGTCAAGACCGGCACCCGGATGGCGGTCAACACGGTGCCCGAGCCGTTCAGCAACATCAGCATCAGCGTCGGTGAGGACGTCGCCGTGCTCGCCGTGGTGTGGTTCGCGATCGAGCACCCCTATGCCGCCGCGTCGATCGCGGGGGTGCTGCTGGCGGCGGGGCTGGTCCTGCTGTGGCTCGCCTGGCGCACGGTACGAAGGGGTTGGCTGCGGTTCCGCGCGTGGCGGGAGCGCCGGGCCGGCCGCACCGGCCGGGTCGAGGGCGCCGGGGTGGGCTCAGGGGGCGAGCAGTAGCTCGGTGCTCTCGGCGGCGAGCAGCAGCGAGCCGAGCAGGCTCGCCCGCTCGCCGAGCGCGCTCGCGGCGACGGTGGTCTGGGCGACCGGGTCCAGTGCGTGGCGGCGCAGCCCCATGCGCACCGACTCCAGGATCAGGTCGCCGGCCTGGGCCATGTCGCCGCCCAGGACGACGATCGCGGGGTTGAGCAGGTTGACGACCGCCGCGAGGCCGCGGCCGAGGTGGAGCCCGGCGTCCTCGAAGGCGCGGCGCGCGGACACGTCGCCGTCGTGGGCGGCGGCCACGATCTGCTCGAGCGTGGCGCCCGGCAGCTGGCCCCCGATGAGCGCCTGGATCGCCTCGACCGACGTGTAGGTCTCGAGGCACCCGCGACTGCCGCAGCGGCACAGGGGGCCGTGCTCGTCGACGGTGAGGTGGCCGAGCTCGCCGGCGCTGCCGGAGGAGCCGCGGAACAGCTGGTTGGCGATGATGATGCCGGCGCCCACGCCTGAGGAGATCTTGACGAAGACGGAGCTGTCGTGGCCGCGGGCCACGCCGATCCGGTGCTCGGCCAGTGCGCCGAGGTTGGCGTCGTTCTCGATCTGGACGGCGGTCCCGAAGGTCTCGCGGGCCGCGGCGCGGGCGTCGACCCCGCGCCAGCCGGGCAGGATCGCGGCGCTCTGGATGACGCCGTCGGTCACCGGACCGGCCAGCCCGAGCCCGACCTGGCGCAGCACGGTGCCCGCGGGGTGGAGCCGGTCGACCATGGTCCGGGCCAGGGCGAGCGCCTCGCGGTGCCCGAGGTCGGGGTCGATCGGGCAGCGCTCCTCGGTGAGCAGCCGTCCGGTGACGTCGCCGATCGCCACGGCGAGGTGGCGGTGGCCGAAGTCGACGCCCGCGACGACGCCGGCACCGAGCGACATCCGGACCGCGGAGCCGCGGCGTCCGCTGCCCGCCTCGGTGTCGACCAGGCCGGCCTGGCTGAGGTCGCGGACGATATTGGAGACCGTGGCCGGTGCCAGACCGGTGGCCCGGGCCAGCTCGGCCTGGGTGAAGGCCCCGTCGGTGGCAGAGGCGTCGCGCAGGGCGTGCAGCACGCGACGCTGGTTGGCTGTCCGCAGGGACGCGGTCGAGCCAGGAGCGGCTGCGGACGAGGACATGGGCACACTGTGCCGGGGTGAGCCGAGAATGGTCAAGAACGGAACGCAAATCGTCGATCGGCGCTCGATCGAGTCGTTTTGTGTTCAAGTCTTGACGACAACGATGTGACCCATGACACTCGAAGGCATCCATCGGAGCCGTCGAGGAGAAGTCCATGTCCACCCTGGTACGCCGCGTCGCAGCCCTCAGCGCTGCCCTGTTCCTCGGTGCCACCGCGCTCAGCGCGTGCGGCGCCAACGACACCAAGAGCGGAGGCGACAGCGCGACCATCGCCCTCCTGCTGCCCGAGACCAAGACCACCCGCTACGAGGCCCACGACCGCCCCCTCTTCGAGGCGAAGGTCAAGGACCTGTGCAGCGACTGCAAGGTCCTCTACTTCAACGCCGACCAGGACGAGAAGAAGCAGGCCCAGCAGCTCACCAGCGCGCTCGACCAGGGCGCGGACGTCGTCGTCCTCGACCCGGTCAACGGCAAGACCGCGGCCGGCATGGTCGACGAGGCCAAGGGTCAGGACGTCCCGGTGGTGGCCTACGACCGGTTCATCGAGAACGCCGACTACTACATGTCCTTCGACAACGAGACCGTCGGCAAGATGCAGGCGCAGGCCCTGGTCGACGCGATGGGTGACAAGGGCAGCATCCTGATGCTCAACGGCGCCCCCTCCGACCCCAACGCCGCGCAGTTCAAGAAGGGCGCGCACAGCGTGCTCGACGGGAGCAAGGTCACGGTCCTGGCCGAGTACGACAACCCCGACTGGAGCCCCGACAACGCCCAGAAGTGGACCACCGACCAGATCAACAAGTTCGACGCGAGCAAGATCCAGGGCGTCTACGCGGCCAACGACGGACAGGCCGGCGGTGTCGTCGCCGCCCTCACCGGCGGCGGGGTCGCTGCGGACAAGCTGCCGCCGATCACCGGTCAGGACGCCGAGATCGCCGCCCTGCAGCGCATCGTCGCCGGGGAGCAGACCATGACGATCTACAAGCCGATCAAGATCGAGGCCGAGACCGCCGCCGAGGTCGCGGTGGCGCTGGCCAAGGGGGACGACGCGCCCGCGAAGACGGCGACCGGGATCGACCAGAGCGAGTACGAGAGCGTGCCGTCCTACATCTTCACGCCGATCGTGCTGACCGCCGAGAACATGAAGGACACGATCATCGCCGACGGCTTCTACCAGGTCTCCGACATCTGCACCTCCGACTACGCCGCGGCCTGCGCCGAGGCCGGCCTGTCCTGATGACGCTCACCGCTCCGGTGGCCCCGGCCGGCGACACGGGCGAGGTCGTCCTGTCGCTGGCCGGGATCCACAAACGGTTCGGCGCGGTCCAGGCCCTCACGGACGTGGGCCTCACCGTCCGCGCCGGTGAGGTGGTCGCCCTCGTCGGCGACAACGGCGCGGGGAAGTCGACCCTGGTCAAGGTGATCTCCGGCGTCTACCAACCCGACGCCGGGCAGGTCGAGTTCGAGCAGCGCCCGGTCGTCATCGGCGGCCCGGCGGGTGCCCAGGCGCTCGGCATCGCGACCGTCTTCCAGGACCTCGCGCTGTGCGACAACCTCGACGTGGTGGCCAACCTCTTCCTCGGCACCGAGCACCGCCGGGGCCTGCTCCTCGACGAGGTCTCGATGGAGCAGCAGGCGTGGCGGCTGCTGCGCTCGCTGTCCGCCAAGATCCCATCGGTACGGATCCCGGTCGCCTCGCTCTCGGGCGGGCAGCGGCAGACCGTGGCGATCGCCCGCTCGCTGGTCGGCGACCCGCGCGTGGTCCTGCTCGACGAGCCGACCGCGGCGCTCGGCGTGGCCCAGACCGCCGAGGTGCTCAACCTGGTCGAGCGGCTGCGCGACCACGGGCTCGGCGTGATCCTGGTCAGCCACAACATGGCCGACGTCCAGGCGGTCGCCGACCGGATCGTCGTGCTCCGGCTGGGGCGCAACGTGGCGGAGTTCGCCGCCGAGGAGGCGACGACCGACCAGCTCGTCGCCGCCATCACCGGCGCGTCGGACAACGTGGTCGCCCAGCGGGCGGCGCGTCGTACGGAGGGACGGGGATGACGATGACCGGCACGAGCGAGGCGACGGGGACGAGCGAGCCGCCCCGCCCGAGCGACGCCGAGGACGAGCGGCTGATCCGGGCGGTCTCGCCGTCCGACTACCTGCGCCAGGGATGGGGCAGGGTCCGCGGGGGCGACCTCGGGATGATGCCGGTGGTGCTCGGGCTCATCGTCATCTGCGCGGTGTTCTACGCCTACGAGCCGACGTTCCTGTCGTCGCGGAGCCTGGTGTCGATGCTGCTCTACGCCGCTCCGGTGGG encodes the following:
- a CDS encoding substrate-binding domain-containing protein; translated protein: MSTLVRRVAALSAALFLGATALSACGANDTKSGGDSATIALLLPETKTTRYEAHDRPLFEAKVKDLCSDCKVLYFNADQDEKKQAQQLTSALDQGADVVVLDPVNGKTAAGMVDEAKGQDVPVVAYDRFIENADYYMSFDNETVGKMQAQALVDAMGDKGSILMLNGAPSDPNAAQFKKGAHSVLDGSKVTVLAEYDNPDWSPDNAQKWTTDQINKFDASKIQGVYAANDGQAGGVVAALTGGGVAADKLPPITGQDAEIAALQRIVAGEQTMTIYKPIKIEAETAAEVAVALAKGDDAPAKTATGIDQSEYESVPSYIFTPIVLTAENMKDTIIADGFYQVSDICTSDYAAACAEAGLS
- a CDS encoding DUF4126 domain-containing protein, with the translated sequence MESLALAFSSGWASGINSYLVVLVLGLADRFGSFASIPDVLGRWEVLAVAAVLYAFEFVADKIPYVDSAWDVVSTAIRPLVGGVVGVLIAGDSASVNELVGGLVGGGSALASHSVKTGTRMAVNTVPEPFSNISISVGEDVAVLAVVWFAIEHPYAAASIAGVLLAAGLVLLWLAWRTVRRGWLRFRAWRERRAGRTGRVEGAGVGSGGEQ
- a CDS encoding FAD-dependent oxidoreductase; its protein translation is MSRPRVVVAGLGDSGLLTAIHLARADVDVVGVSSKPGLVSGQELGLRLARPERWARDYRIGFDRFRRLDSAEVVHAELTHLDPVARTVTVDDGTTARPIPYDVLVVATGVSNGFWRRPALQTEAEVTATITAAHARLAAAGSLLVVGGGAAAVASALQCATRWPALRVTLAFPGERALPQHHPNTWTHVRRRLLAAGVDLRPGHRAVVPDGFDCDRITTGPVAWSTGQPPYPADAVLWAIGRVRPNTGWLPAEALDEQGFVRVGPDLRVPGLAGVFAVGDVAATDPLRTSARGRADRLVAANVRAHLAGRPLGEFRPARRRWGSVLGVEDDGLRVFTASGRPFRFPAWAVGAVLQPWIVRRGIYRGIRGSRR
- a CDS encoding ATP-binding cassette domain-containing protein; translated protein: MTLTAPVAPAGDTGEVVLSLAGIHKRFGAVQALTDVGLTVRAGEVVALVGDNGAGKSTLVKVISGVYQPDAGQVEFEQRPVVIGGPAGAQALGIATVFQDLALCDNLDVVANLFLGTEHRRGLLLDEVSMEQQAWRLLRSLSAKIPSVRIPVASLSGGQRQTVAIARSLVGDPRVVLLDEPTAALGVAQTAEVLNLVERLRDHGLGVILVSHNMADVQAVADRIVVLRLGRNVAEFAAEEATTDQLVAAITGASDNVVAQRAARRTEGRG
- a CDS encoding GPGG-motif small membrane protein, which produces MAFILWILAVILVVAGIVSLFRGQLLWGIVLIVVGLLVGPGGVSIFT
- a CDS encoding carboxymuconolactone decarboxylase family protein, whose product is MTRTPIRDASPETYQALLVLDGRLKKSLGPVLYDLVKLRASQLNGCAYCVDMHATDLERRRVPTRKIHGVGAWQESPFFEPEERVALAFAETLTGGIGAVDDELWAEAGRLLGEERRADLIVAVGAINTWNMAGVTTHLQPEGALVEA
- a CDS encoding DUF5709 domain-containing protein, which gives rise to MTNSDPQLPPEDTLLGDDVDDELDRGYSPPERYSAAQRYGTTPWEQTHDRPLADRLAEEVPDEAAGSAPDADDDGLPHDADEAGTEVGERRAGRLVEPDAGAGDDLEPDLVAEDVGIDGAAASAEEAAVHVIPDDEER
- a CDS encoding DUF1295 domain-containing protein; protein product: MSKTASLTRVAIAYVLAFGAASAWLAWGPDTRWLWLDGLLADLVATLVVFAASRVHRNSSFYDAYWSVLPPYLALYWWLAADVAREDARAWLVLGVIVLWAVRLTGNWILTFPGLHHEDWRYPLVRSRAGRLEVLADLVGIHLVPTFQVFLGMVPVYVVLTRPGPALRWLDGVALVVGVGAVVLAFVADRQMQRFARERAPGQVMDRGLWAWSRHPNYFGEIAFWWSLALFGIAAAPGDWWWLPVGAVAMVAMFLGASIPMMEQRSLERRPAYREVVARVPVLVPRPPRRVRSTS
- a CDS encoding acyl-CoA synthetase, whose protein sequence is MYPGTWAATTPDKPALIMAGSGRTLTYGELDERSLRLARHLRAAGLGPGDVVALISDNRPETYEVYWAALRSGLYITAVNSHLAAGEASYIVRDCGAKALVVSAALATMVADLDADLDLSVRLAYGGPLPGYDDYETALAGAGTEPLPEQPHGDDLLYSSGTTGRPKGIKPPLPAIAVDEPGYLYPAMFAPAYGFDADTVYLSPAPVYHAAPLRFGGVIHTVGGTLVMMERFDAAAALAAIEEHGVTHTQMVPTMFVRLLKLDDEVRLAHDLSTLRCVVHAAAPCPVDVKQRMIAWLGPILEEYYASTEANGATRIDSATWLQHPGSVGQPLLGVPHVVGEDGAELVAGEVGTIYFERETRTFSYHNDPERTRATEHPEHPSWTTVGDLGYLDDEGFLYLTDRKAFMIISGGVNIYPQEIEDLFTLHPAVADIAVIGVPDDDMGERVVAFVQPAASAENGEDATLAADLAAYARERIAHYKVPREFHFRASLPRTPTGKMVKGRLRDEYVAQAGDRVPPR
- a CDS encoding endonuclease/exonuclease/phosphatase family protein, translated to MRRTPAVLAALAALTALTTPAGASPPPPAPDRHPTVRFATFNASLNRGAEGQLVADLATPGNVQAANVAETIQRARPDVVLINEFDYAPGAADLFRDNYLEVGQRGAAPITYPYAYVAPVNTGVPSGFDLNNDGQVGGGDDAFGFGLFPGQYGMVVYSRYPIDTARVRTFQHFLWKDMPGSLLPRDWYSGAEQAVLRLSSKSHWDVPIRIGRRTVHLLAAHPTPPTFDGPEDRNGKRNHDEIRFWADYVAGPARSRYIYDDAGRRGGLRPGSSFVIAGDLNADPYDGDSVDHAARQLLDHPRIATRVVPTSAGAPEAAALQGGANLDHRGDPARDTADFADGAPGNLRVDYVLPSRRLHPVRGGVFWPVAADPLARLTGVYPFPTSDHRLVWLDLRR
- a CDS encoding ROK family transcriptional regulator → MSSSAAAPGSTASLRTANQRRVLHALRDASATDGAFTQAELARATGLAPATVSNIVRDLSQAGLVDTEAGSGRRGSAVRMSLGAGVVAGVDFGHRHLAVAIGDVTGRLLTEERCPIDPDLGHREALALARTMVDRLHPAGTVLRQVGLGLAGPVTDGVIQSAAILPGWRGVDARAAARETFGTAVQIENDANLGALAEHRIGVARGHDSSVFVKISSGVGAGIIIANQLFRGSSGSAGELGHLTVDEHGPLCRCGSRGCLETYTSVEAIQALIGGQLPGATLEQIVAAAHDGDVSARRAFEDAGLHLGRGLAAVVNLLNPAIVVLGGDMAQAGDLILESVRMGLRRHALDPVAQTTVAASALGERASLLGSLLLAAESTELLLAP